The Chthoniobacterales bacterium nucleotide sequence GAGCACTCCCTAGGCATCCCCGATTCTCAATGCCATCTGCGAAATATTCTCCTCCGAACTGAACACGATTACCGCGGACGAAACCACTTTCGCTGTTCTTACACGGCGTTTGTCTCAGAAATAGCTTTGCGGACCGTTTCCAACATAAGCCGCAAGTGCTCGACAAAGCGACATACGGCTGCCATGACAGGGCTATCCGCGACCGGCAGCTCTTCATCATAGGGGAAATTTAATGCGTATGCGCACGTTTCCGAAAAAGAAGCATTGTGTTCGATGGTCATTCGCCGAAGCTCTGCCAATTCAAATAATGTCTCGGCGGGCACCTCTACCCCACGATTTGACCTAAGCCAGGCTGTTTGGAAGTGGAGTGCATTGATAATTCCCGGAGTGGGTTCGCCAAGGTAAAATTGAATTGGGATTAATTTCTCATTCACCCGACACGGTATGACAAACATTTTCATTTTCGGGCAAAGAGGAGACTCTAAAATCTAACGAGGCTCAAGCGTTAAAACGCAGAAGAGCGCTCTCAACGCCTCATGGGAAAGCGGCAAGCCGGTTTCCAGCAGTTGCGGGACTGATGGTGGCGCGTCACACTCGGCCACTGGGCCGCCTATGGATGAGTGTTAGTGAAAACCTCAACTTTCAACCACCTCATCCACATGCCTCAATACGAAGACCACCAATACGAACCCAGCCGCGAGATCAAGCAGCGCTTTCTCGCTACCCGCAAACACGATCCTACCATCGGCGCCACGCCGCACACAGGTCTCTTCCATACCGCCAATGTTTTTGGCGACACATTCGGTCTGATCTTGGCGCTCGGGCTTGAAACCTACGGCCTGGCCAATCTGA carries:
- a CDS encoding DUF2610 domain-containing protein encodes the protein MKMFVIPCRVNEKLIPIQFYLGEPTPGIINALHFQTAWLRSNRGVEVPAETLFELAELRRMTIEHNASFSETCAYALNFPYDEELPVADSPVMAAVCRFVEHLRLMLETVRKAISETNAV